The proteins below come from a single Treponema phagedenis genomic window:
- a CDS encoding FG-GAP repeat domain-containing protein, with protein MTTEKNNQTEHLESAENESMNTCHDEAMLAHENTTANSHVQTNTHKNAEELGEEKNNIQTEYHGGKTKNKKKRGFFFTLFKTLGIIFAALFILLTGLVIFSLINRTDPVAHFPEKFTSYVSIPSIGSFTQKVLHLKAIDVFLQDKNNASLRGTVRSLRSNPFFRSKSFLRLANIRLDVARYADGSMLGIADIGIRSVLTPFLPLIRKLYPDLENPIEEMQWQNDGKHSYWEYTLSQKEKLYIGLHKNLIIAANSYELFDSAFVQVQNKEIRRLAKTLHTGSDTTLRFLTDANHLIEKLGEQNTYIAGLKKEMTFPAVSVADLSIEDESINVSVHTSWKSDNQNVQALLQRKSHIPAILAKLPSSVAYYSLLNLGEPQFLWNNFEPFLEKDIIAAYKKADKAARFAFGQNIEQLLFSWMGDELGVFACENVRAPVFFIAVKDEKACKQSLERIYKSILVNQDISAVVDGVRIPRIVFPAWLSGLLRLFKIELVQPFYLIKDGFIYLSTSAEALRLTQRESDEGKLLVKTQKWKEILNTTPETSTLIYYTLERSIPFFLKGSDSLQSVLKMYGRGIASLTFSADNTITLELSARQSDAKSLTEIVGFPITLPTSPDSPLIIGRDAQNTPRALWASGKNICNMNLSNALLDTLPLDGTAGISAVMKGEKITSLWASSAAGSVYKFNQNLHPAAPFPLMTGEKFAAAPAAFDDMLIVPLQKEAELLFIHETGEILRSQPMHSKMKASPVCFENYIAAIPRSFESSIYLFDKQGNIIDGWPIPAAAITAVQPLVIRNNKNKAMLFIVTEDGQVRLTPLDQTDTAGFELTVNAVCKIPPVYSKTHRCFYLISNEGFLWKIDESGSIQDSIPLKGGIADDYCMTLLDLNQDGKEEVLVSGGGNALYAYFGDLAPVQGFPVEGTGNAGLIDIDGDGIKELITVGMDKRLHAYLSNFQ; from the coding sequence ATGACCACAGAAAAAAATAATCAAACAGAACATTTAGAATCCGCTGAAAACGAATCTATGAACACTTGCCACGATGAGGCAATGCTTGCACATGAAAATACAACTGCGAACTCTCATGTACAAACAAATACTCATAAAAACGCAGAGGAGCTCGGTGAGGAAAAAAACAATATTCAAACCGAGTACCACGGCGGAAAAACTAAAAATAAGAAAAAGAGAGGTTTTTTCTTTACACTCTTTAAAACGCTGGGGATTATTTTTGCAGCTCTTTTTATTCTACTTACAGGCTTGGTGATTTTTTCTTTAATCAACAGAACAGATCCGGTAGCGCATTTTCCGGAGAAATTTACTTCTTATGTCAGCATCCCTTCAATCGGATCTTTTACCCAAAAGGTATTGCATCTAAAAGCAATTGATGTATTCTTACAAGATAAAAACAATGCTTCTCTGCGCGGCACAGTGCGTTCTTTACGCTCAAATCCTTTTTTTCGTTCAAAGAGTTTTTTACGACTTGCCAATATCCGCCTTGATGTAGCGCGTTATGCCGACGGATCAATGCTTGGTATTGCGGACATCGGAATACGCTCCGTACTCACGCCCTTTCTTCCGCTTATACGCAAACTTTATCCGGATTTGGAAAACCCGATTGAAGAAATGCAATGGCAAAATGACGGTAAGCATAGCTATTGGGAGTATACACTTTCACAAAAAGAAAAACTCTATATCGGTTTGCATAAAAATCTTATCATAGCGGCAAACTCCTATGAGCTTTTTGACAGCGCTTTTGTCCAGGTGCAAAATAAGGAAATAAGGCGGCTTGCAAAAACCCTCCATACAGGCTCCGATACAACCCTGCGTTTTTTAACCGATGCAAATCACCTTATCGAAAAACTCGGTGAGCAAAATACCTATATTGCCGGACTCAAAAAGGAAATGACTTTTCCCGCCGTATCTGTTGCCGATTTATCAATTGAGGATGAGTCAATAAACGTGTCTGTCCATACATCATGGAAAAGTGATAACCAAAATGTTCAGGCGTTATTACAAAGAAAATCCCATATTCCTGCGATTCTTGCCAAGCTTCCATCATCCGTTGCTTATTATTCCCTGCTCAATCTTGGCGAGCCTCAATTCTTATGGAATAATTTTGAGCCTTTCTTAGAGAAAGATATCATAGCCGCATATAAAAAAGCGGACAAGGCGGCACGATTTGCTTTTGGGCAGAATATTGAGCAACTTTTATTCTCATGGATGGGAGACGAATTAGGAGTTTTTGCCTGCGAAAATGTGCGCGCACCGGTATTTTTTATTGCTGTCAAGGATGAAAAGGCGTGCAAACAATCGCTTGAACGCATTTATAAATCAATATTAGTTAATCAGGATATATCCGCGGTAGTTGACGGGGTGCGTATTCCTCGGATTGTTTTTCCCGCATGGCTTAGCGGACTGTTGCGTTTGTTTAAAATAGAGTTGGTTCAGCCCTTTTATCTTATTAAGGATGGGTTTATTTATTTATCCACCAGTGCGGAAGCGTTACGACTTACACAAAGGGAAAGTGATGAAGGCAAGCTCTTAGTAAAAACACAAAAATGGAAAGAAATCCTTAACACAACACCGGAAACATCTACATTGATTTATTATACCCTCGAAAGAAGCATTCCTTTCTTTTTAAAAGGAAGTGATTCTCTGCAATCGGTATTAAAAATGTATGGACGGGGTATCGCTTCCCTTACATTTTCTGCAGACAATACTATTACACTTGAACTTTCAGCTCGCCAAAGCGATGCAAAGTCATTAACAGAAATAGTGGGCTTCCCGATTACCTTACCCACATCTCCCGATTCTCCTCTAATTATAGGAAGAGATGCGCAAAACACGCCGCGCGCTCTATGGGCATCCGGAAAAAATATTTGCAATATGAATCTGTCAAATGCCTTGCTAGATACCTTACCGCTTGACGGCACCGCAGGAATTTCAGCGGTAATGAAAGGAGAAAAAATAACCTCTCTTTGGGCCAGCTCTGCTGCGGGAAGCGTATATAAGTTTAATCAAAACCTGCATCCCGCAGCTCCGTTTCCTTTGATGACCGGAGAAAAGTTTGCCGCTGCCCCTGCCGCATTTGACGACATGCTCATTGTTCCTTTGCAAAAAGAGGCTGAATTATTATTCATCCATGAAACAGGAGAAATACTGCGCTCTCAGCCAATGCACAGCAAAATGAAAGCAAGCCCCGTCTGCTTTGAAAATTATATTGCGGCAATTCCGCGCTCTTTTGAAAGTTCTATTTATTTATTTGACAAGCAAGGCAACATCATAGACGGCTGGCCAATTCCGGCAGCCGCAATAACCGCCGTACAACCTCTTGTAATCAGAAATAACAAAAACAAAGCGATGTTGTTTATTGTTACCGAAGATGGTCAGGTACGCCTAACCCCGCTTGACCAAACTGATACTGCCGGCTTTGAGCTCACAGTCAATGCGGTTTGTAAAATTCCACCGGTATATTCTAAAACACATCGCTGCTTTTATCTTATTTCCAATGAAGGTTTTTTATGGAAAATAGATGAAAGCGGTTCAATTCAAGATTCTATTCCACTCAAAGGCGGCATCGCAGATGATTACTGTATGACGCTTTTAGATCTTAATCAGGACGGCAAAGAAGAAGTACTGGTTTCAGGCGGCGGCAATGCGCTTTATGCGTACTTTGGCGATTTGGCGCCGGTGCAAGGTTTCCCTGTTGAGGGAACAGGAAATGCGGGACTCATCGATATCGATGGTGATGGTATTAAGGAGTTAATTACAGTCGGTATGGACAAAAGACTCCATGCGTACCTTTCTAATTTTCAATAA
- a CDS encoding substrate-binding domain-containing protein, which yields MMSTLLDIKQKTKLSRETILEAMITPSALPVKVVKLVLETLQTMQYRKLFKNMESIPLMIIVPDATSYAFLQLFTGIEKMLSVLGVRIVPTIVVTRFLGKRTNNILRKLLQENSVQAVICVNIRLDPKIRELFRRRGKVCVSVGTATSDALSVSLAHDKGISLGVEYLLRTGYKRIGLITLHGDLNQFDDVLSQRFLIYRRILEREGIKYDKNLVYETSFFDGLGGYKSLEYFSRLSERPDAVFCLAGNTTTIGLVNAIKKSGLKTPDDIAILGYGDFAVAEFMEPALSTIRQRSQVAGAAALILALEALVGIQNENITIVPELVVRETT from the coding sequence ATGATGAGTACCTTACTCGATATAAAACAAAAAACCAAGCTTTCGCGAGAAACCATTTTAGAAGCAATGATTACGCCATCTGCGTTACCGGTAAAAGTTGTCAAACTTGTGCTGGAAACATTGCAAACAATGCAGTACCGCAAACTATTTAAAAACATGGAGTCAATTCCGCTGATGATTATTGTGCCCGATGCAACAAGCTATGCCTTTTTACAATTATTTACCGGTATTGAAAAAATGCTTTCCGTACTTGGCGTCAGAATTGTGCCGACTATTGTTGTAACCCGATTTTTGGGAAAGCGGACAAATAATATCTTGAGAAAGCTTTTACAAGAAAATTCCGTACAAGCGGTTATTTGTGTCAATATCCGATTGGATCCTAAAATACGGGAATTATTCCGGCGCAGGGGAAAGGTTTGTGTTTCGGTGGGAACCGCAACAAGCGATGCCCTTTCAGTATCTTTGGCACATGATAAGGGGATAAGTCTCGGTGTAGAATACTTGTTGCGTACCGGATATAAAAGAATTGGCTTGATTACCCTGCACGGAGATCTGAATCAGTTTGATGATGTGCTTTCTCAGCGATTTTTAATCTATAGAAGAATTTTGGAAAGAGAGGGTATTAAATATGACAAAAATCTTGTATACGAAACCTCATTCTTTGACGGTTTAGGCGGATATAAGTCGCTTGAATATTTTTCCCGCTTATCGGAACGTCCCGATGCGGTTTTTTGCCTGGCAGGAAACACAACGACAATAGGTCTTGTCAATGCAATCAAAAAAAGCGGATTAAAAACCCCCGATGATATTGCAATTCTCGGTTATGGCGATTTTGCCGTAGCGGAATTCATGGAGCCCGCTCTTTCCACTATAAGACAGCGCTCACAAGTTGCTGGAGCGGCTGCACTCATTCTTGCACTTGAAGCTTTAGTAGGCATACAAAATGAGAATATAACAATCGTACCGGAACTGGTAGTGCGGGAAACAACATAA
- a CDS encoding ABC transporter ATP-binding protein, translating into MPSDLIKGVNEEYFNTEKPVKTFLHLFKNQKINIIFSALFFIVKNSPAWALPIVTANIINYLSNALQQPQNRAAEIKMIIINLAVFGVLALQNILTHTLFIYFLAKAVRNIEANLRLSIIRRLQQLSVAFHDKTSSGAIQAKVLRDVESIRSVIMVLMNMYLPAFASFILAFSVTMYKAPIISLVYAAAIPIVLLLMKLFRGRMKRTNAVLRHDMEEMTSEVSEMIAMLPVTKAHGLEDAEIAKMEKKFKFVFQNGMKLDIVSAVFGSANWVAFQFLQIACLVITVSFALAGKIGTGDVILYHGFFNLVLGSVATIINAYPDITRGMEAIRSIGDILESDEIEFNETKPTVQKVSGLVRFENVSFRYPDLQMHALDNINFTVQAGETVAFVGESGSGKSTIMQLIMGLRHPQEGRVVIDDFDLAEVNLQSFRKHIAVVPQSVVLFSGSIQDNITYGLPNVGDEAILRAAKLANALEFIEKLPEGFQTKVGEHGAKLSGGQRQRIAIARALIRNPDILIFDEATSALDVISEKLVQDAIDTMVKGKTCFIVAHRLSTIRSADKLFVLRKGEIVESGTYQELINANGEFARLQSLQTR; encoded by the coding sequence ATGCCGAGTGACTTAATAAAAGGGGTTAATGAAGAATATTTTAATACGGAAAAACCTGTTAAAACCTTTTTACACCTTTTCAAAAACCAAAAAATAAATATTATATTTTCCGCTCTTTTTTTTATTGTAAAAAACAGTCCTGCATGGGCACTGCCCATTGTAACAGCAAATATTATCAACTACCTTTCAAATGCTTTGCAGCAACCGCAAAACAGGGCGGCTGAAATAAAAATGATTATTATTAACTTGGCGGTATTCGGCGTGCTTGCCCTGCAAAATATTTTAACGCATACACTGTTCATTTATTTTTTAGCAAAGGCGGTGCGTAATATCGAAGCAAATTTGCGGCTTTCTATTATCAGGCGGCTGCAGCAGCTTTCCGTCGCTTTCCACGATAAAACAAGCTCAGGCGCAATTCAGGCAAAAGTTTTACGCGATGTTGAATCGATTCGAAGTGTGATAATGGTACTGATGAACATGTATCTGCCGGCGTTTGCCTCTTTTATCCTTGCTTTTTCGGTAACCATGTACAAGGCGCCGATTATCTCACTCGTGTATGCGGCGGCAATTCCCATCGTCCTCCTTTTGATGAAACTATTCAGAGGCAGAATGAAGCGCACCAATGCGGTGTTGCGGCATGATATGGAGGAGATGACATCGGAAGTGTCCGAAATGATTGCGATGCTGCCGGTTACCAAGGCGCACGGCTTGGAAGATGCCGAGATTGCCAAAATGGAAAAAAAATTTAAATTCGTATTTCAAAACGGCATGAAGCTTGACATTGTAAGCGCCGTGTTCGGCTCCGCAAACTGGGTTGCCTTTCAATTTCTGCAAATTGCCTGTCTGGTGATCACCGTCAGCTTTGCGCTTGCTGGAAAAATCGGCACCGGCGATGTAATCCTGTATCATGGTTTTTTTAACCTTGTGCTCGGCTCAGTTGCAACAATTATCAATGCCTATCCCGACATAACGCGGGGTATGGAAGCTATCCGCTCCATCGGCGATATTCTGGAATCGGACGAGATTGAATTTAACGAAACAAAGCCTACGGTGCAAAAGGTTTCCGGCTTGGTGCGTTTTGAAAACGTGTCGTTCCGCTATCCCGATTTGCAAATGCACGCCCTTGATAACATAAACTTTACCGTGCAAGCGGGCGAAACCGTTGCCTTTGTCGGAGAGTCTGGATCGGGTAAATCAACCATCATGCAGCTTATCATGGGCTTGCGCCATCCGCAGGAAGGAAGGGTTGTCATTGATGACTTTGACCTTGCGGAAGTAAACCTGCAAAGCTTCCGCAAACACATTGCCGTCGTGCCGCAATCGGTGGTGCTTTTTTCAGGCTCAATCCAAGACAATATTACCTACGGGCTTCCAAACGTCGGCGATGAAGCAATTCTCCGCGCAGCGAAACTTGCCAACGCCCTTGAGTTTATCGAAAAACTTCCCGAAGGCTTTCAAACCAAAGTAGGGGAGCACGGCGCAAAACTTTCCGGCGGGCAGCGCCAACGTATTGCCATCGCCCGTGCCCTTATCAGAAATCCCGACATTCTCATTTTTGATGAAGCAACGTCAGCCCTCGATGTTATTTCCGAAAAACTGGTGCAGGATGCCATTGATACCATGGTCAAAGGCAAAACCTGTTTTATTGTTGCGCACCGGCTTTCCACCATCCGCAGCGCGGACAAACTCTTTGTGCTGCGTAAGGGCGAAATTGTTGAAAGCGGTACCTACCAAGAACTTATTAACGCAAACGGCGAATTTGCCCGCTTGCAAAGTTTACAAACTCGTTAA
- the ileS gene encoding isoleucine--tRNA ligase: MYKPVDPKVNFAKQEEDVLKFWKEHGTFQKSIDQRKGAKEYVFFDGPPFATGLPHFGHFVPSTIKDIIPRYKTMQGHKVERRFGWDCHGLPVENLIEQELGLNSKTDIETYGIDKFNEACRESVLRYVKEWRETITRLGRWVDFDNDYKTMEPAYMESIWWIMKQLWEKGLLYEGHYILPYCPRCSTVLSNHELNLGGYQDVHDPAITVRFKCLFAVRGSAAQKAFAKNPLPKNSYLIAWTTTPWTLPSNLGLALGADIDYVLVKDGDEHYILAEHRLPAYYKEPEKCTILWKKKGAELEGLRYEPLFPYFAHLGVKEDGSSDGAGRGAFQTLLGDFVSTEDGTGIVHTAPGFGEEDNLVFKDSGVPVICPIDAECKFTQEVSDYQGMFVKDADKLIMERLKSEGKLVKREQILHAYPHCWRCSSPLIYRAIGSWFVSVEKIKENLLKANEQITWQPAHIKNGRFGKWLEGARDWAISRNRYWGNPLPIWKCPDCGKTICVGSREELEKLSGTYPEDLHKHFVDRITIPCACGGTMQRIPEVLDCWFESGSMPYAQEHYPFERKEYFEAHFPADFISEGLDQTRGWFYTLTVLAAALFDKPAFQNCVVTGLVLAADGKKMSKSLRNYTDPNTVVNEFGADALRLFLMHSSVVKADDLKYSDEGVRDVLKSILIPLWNSYSFYVTYANIDKVTPPAHAKLDGKDKGIKEFLSHVTNPLDRWILSITEKLVFDVTAAMDAYDLSKAIDPIVSYIDQLNNWYIRRSRRRFWKSENDGDKAQAYETLYRAIKKFTLVAAPVVPFITETIWQNLRTDEDPESVHLADYPVYEPAARDAALEFKMETVQKAVSMGRSLRYQFNLKIRQPLKAVEIVTRNTEEKRVLLEMEDSIIDELNVKEVKFHEKEDELVEYTAKANFKVLGKELGAKMKEAAGVIEKLNSQEIQSLLEGASLSLDISGHTLELTADKIIINRIEKDSLKVINEGTLTVGLDTEISEELLLEGYVRDLVRGIQNLRKERGLAVTDRIQLVAGSKSTDSAQLQKAFDVFKDYIMNETLATKAAWLVASELPADCITIEVGDVSWEVNLEKA, translated from the coding sequence ATGTATAAACCGGTAGATCCGAAGGTCAATTTTGCAAAACAGGAAGAAGATGTTCTGAAGTTTTGGAAAGAGCATGGTACTTTTCAAAAATCGATAGATCAACGGAAAGGGGCAAAAGAGTATGTTTTTTTTGATGGGCCCCCTTTTGCAACCGGATTGCCGCATTTCGGACATTTTGTGCCGAGTACGATTAAAGATATTATTCCTCGATATAAGACCATGCAGGGTCATAAGGTGGAACGCCGTTTCGGTTGGGATTGTCACGGTTTGCCGGTGGAAAATCTTATTGAACAAGAGCTGGGACTGAATTCTAAAACGGATATTGAAACTTACGGCATTGATAAATTTAATGAAGCATGCCGCGAAAGTGTGTTACGGTATGTAAAAGAATGGCGTGAGACAATTACCCGGCTCGGCCGCTGGGTTGATTTTGACAATGATTATAAAACCATGGAGCCGGCGTATATGGAATCCATTTGGTGGATTATGAAGCAGCTTTGGGAAAAAGGCTTACTATATGAAGGCCATTATATTCTTCCCTACTGCCCGCGCTGTTCGACGGTTTTGTCCAATCATGAGCTGAACTTAGGCGGTTATCAGGATGTACATGACCCGGCAATTACCGTGCGTTTTAAGTGTTTGTTTGCGGTGCGGGGCAGCGCTGCGCAAAAAGCGTTTGCAAAAAATCCTTTGCCGAAAAACAGCTATTTGATTGCGTGGACAACTACCCCGTGGACCCTTCCGAGCAATCTCGGCTTAGCCTTAGGGGCGGATATTGACTATGTGTTGGTAAAAGACGGAGATGAGCATTATATTCTCGCGGAACACAGGCTTCCCGCGTATTACAAAGAGCCTGAAAAATGCACAATACTGTGGAAGAAAAAGGGAGCCGAGCTTGAAGGCTTGCGCTACGAGCCGCTTTTCCCCTATTTTGCCCATTTGGGAGTAAAAGAGGACGGCTCTTCCGATGGTGCGGGGCGGGGCGCCTTTCAAACATTGCTTGGAGACTTTGTTTCTACCGAAGACGGTACCGGCATTGTGCACACCGCCCCCGGATTCGGTGAAGAAGATAATCTTGTCTTTAAGGATTCCGGCGTGCCGGTTATTTGCCCGATTGATGCGGAGTGTAAATTCACGCAGGAAGTCAGTGATTATCAAGGTATGTTTGTAAAAGATGCGGATAAGTTAATCATGGAGCGGTTAAAAAGCGAAGGAAAGCTGGTAAAGCGCGAGCAAATACTCCACGCGTATCCGCATTGCTGGCGCTGTTCAAGTCCGCTTATTTATCGGGCAATCGGCAGTTGGTTTGTTTCGGTAGAAAAAATTAAAGAAAATCTTCTAAAGGCAAACGAACAAATTACGTGGCAGCCTGCGCATATTAAAAACGGGCGCTTCGGGAAATGGCTTGAAGGAGCGCGCGACTGGGCAATAAGCAGAAACCGCTACTGGGGAAATCCTTTACCCATCTGGAAATGCCCCGACTGTGGCAAAACAATCTGTGTGGGCAGTAGAGAAGAACTTGAAAAACTTTCCGGTACTTATCCGGAAGATTTACATAAGCATTTTGTTGATCGCATTACTATTCCTTGTGCATGCGGCGGCACCATGCAAAGAATCCCCGAAGTGCTTGACTGCTGGTTTGAGTCAGGCTCAATGCCGTATGCGCAGGAGCATTATCCGTTTGAGCGCAAAGAGTATTTTGAGGCGCATTTCCCCGCGGATTTTATTTCGGAGGGGCTTGATCAAACGCGCGGCTGGTTTTACACGCTCACCGTATTGGCGGCAGCTCTTTTTGATAAACCCGCTTTTCAAAATTGCGTGGTTACCGGCTTGGTGCTTGCGGCGGACGGAAAGAAGATGTCTAAATCGCTGCGCAACTATACCGATCCGAACACGGTGGTAAACGAATTCGGTGCGGATGCCCTGCGTTTATTCCTCATGCACTCTTCGGTGGTAAAAGCAGATGACTTAAAGTATTCCGATGAGGGCGTGCGCGATGTGCTCAAAAGTATTCTTATTCCGCTTTGGAACAGTTATAGTTTTTATGTTACGTATGCAAATATCGATAAGGTTACGCCTCCCGCGCACGCAAAGCTTGACGGAAAGGACAAGGGCATTAAAGAATTCCTCAGCCATGTTACCAATCCTTTAGACCGCTGGATTCTTTCCATTACCGAAAAGCTGGTGTTTGATGTAACCGCCGCAATGGATGCCTATGACCTTTCAAAGGCGATTGATCCGATTGTTTCGTATATTGACCAATTAAACAACTGGTACATTCGCCGCTCCCGCCGCCGCTTTTGGAAGAGCGAGAATGACGGCGATAAGGCGCAAGCTTACGAAACCTTGTACCGGGCAATTAAGAAATTCACCCTTGTGGCGGCTCCGGTTGTTCCGTTTATTACCGAAACCATCTGGCAAAATCTGCGCACCGATGAAGACCCGGAATCCGTGCATCTTGCCGATTATCCGGTGTATGAACCCGCGGCACGGGATGCTGCGCTTGAGTTTAAAATGGAAACGGTGCAAAAGGCGGTTTCGATGGGGCGATCGCTTCGCTATCAGTTTAATCTGAAAATCAGACAGCCGCTTAAGGCGGTGGAAATTGTTACCCGCAATACTGAGGAAAAGCGCGTGCTCTTGGAAATGGAAGACAGCATTATCGACGAGCTGAATGTCAAAGAAGTGAAATTCCATGAAAAAGAGGATGAGCTGGTAGAGTATACGGCAAAGGCTAATTTTAAAGTATTGGGCAAAGAACTTGGAGCAAAGATGAAGGAAGCCGCCGGCGTTATCGAAAAGCTGAATTCGCAGGAAATACAGAGCTTGCTTGAAGGGGCTTCGCTCAGTCTTGACATAAGCGGGCATACGCTTGAACTTACCGCGGATAAAATCATCATCAACAGAATCGAGAAGGATTCGCTTAAGGTTATTAACGAAGGCACCTTAACGGTTGGACTCGATACCGAAATCAGCGAAGAGCTGTTACTTGAAGGCTATGTCAGAGATTTAGTGCGGGGTATCCAAAACTTGCGGAAAGAGCGCGGACTTGCGGTAACCGATCGGATACAGCTTGTTGCCGGATCAAAAAGTACGGACTCAGCGCAATTGCAAAAAGCCTTTGATGTATTCAAAGACTATATTATGAACGAGACGCTTGCAACAAAGGCTGCTTGGCTTGTAGCTTCCGAGCTTCCTGCAGACTGTATTACTATAGAAGTCGGTGATGTGTCATGGGAGGTAAATCTTGAAAAAGCATAA
- a CDS encoding FmdB family zinc ribbon protein, which yields MPTYEYICDSCGNDFEVVKKFSDAPEKSCPKCGMPVRQVFSANFGINFTGSGFYTTDTAKQKSNDTVQATSSCLQQGHKSCCACHAHNE from the coding sequence ATGCCAACCTATGAGTATATCTGCGATTCTTGCGGAAATGATTTTGAAGTAGTTAAAAAATTTTCAGATGCGCCTGAAAAAAGCTGCCCTAAATGCGGTATGCCGGTTCGCCAAGTGTTTTCAGCAAATTTTGGAATAAACTTTACCGGAAGCGGATTTTATACAACTGACACTGCAAAACAAAAATCAAATGATACTGTACAAGCGACTTCGTCTTGTTTACAACAAGGACATAAGAGTTGTTGCGCCTGTCATGCACATAACGAATGA
- a CDS encoding double zinc ribbon domain-containing protein: MKKVPVFFCENCGGTVRRDTKVCPHCGRFFASVRCPRCNYTGNADEFREGCPSCGYAFPQEKKFQKPKYRARKRGKESQDSLPFWIYFLVIALCCGLALAFIFYL; the protein is encoded by the coding sequence ATGAAAAAAGTTCCGGTTTTTTTTTGTGAAAATTGCGGCGGTACGGTGCGGCGCGATACAAAGGTGTGCCCGCATTGCGGCAGGTTTTTTGCTTCCGTGCGTTGTCCGCGATGCAATTATACGGGAAATGCCGATGAATTTAGGGAAGGGTGCCCTTCTTGTGGCTATGCCTTCCCGCAAGAAAAAAAATTTCAAAAGCCTAAATATCGTGCGCGCAAGAGAGGGAAAGAAAGTCAGGATTCTCTTCCTTTTTGGATTTATTTTTTAGTTATCGCGCTTTGTTGCGGACTTGCGCTAGCGTTTATTTTTTATTTATAA
- a CDS encoding HEAT repeat domain-containing protein has product MRIKLFLTLAVFTIFSMTALFAQDGGAKNSESKQKSNDIITVEEAYLHSIEGVIIKEMVQSEGRDAKLVALQYIENAVEGGRGDSEEIQAALDSLATIGLSTVVREGGRVINNYPDIRVKACALLAKIPTEKSKDTLMKVMYADNEPLVITTAIRSLGEIGINNNDETIEMINWINRKFSIINPTSSLAFEVLNTYEKLAPNVKNKKEMIEAIMGIAGNYNYVTPVRNRALEVLKTISNEGK; this is encoded by the coding sequence ATGCGAATCAAACTATTTTTAACTTTGGCTGTTTTTACGATCTTTTCAATGACCGCTCTTTTTGCGCAAGACGGCGGAGCGAAAAACTCCGAAAGCAAGCAGAAATCTAACGACATCATTACCGTAGAAGAAGCGTACTTGCATTCAATTGAGGGTGTTATCATTAAAGAAATGGTGCAAAGCGAAGGAAGAGATGCCAAACTTGTGGCGCTTCAGTACATTGAAAATGCTGTAGAAGGCGGAAGAGGCGATTCTGAAGAAATCCAAGCAGCCCTTGATTCTCTTGCAACAATCGGACTTTCTACCGTTGTAAGAGAAGGAGGAAGAGTTATCAACAATTATCCTGATATACGGGTAAAAGCATGTGCTCTTTTAGCAAAAATTCCGACAGAAAAATCAAAAGATACATTAATGAAAGTAATGTATGCGGATAATGAGCCTTTGGTTATAACTACGGCGATAAGGTCTCTCGGAGAAATCGGGATTAATAATAACGATGAAACAATCGAGATGATTAACTGGATTAATCGTAAATTTTCTATCATCAATCCGACCAGTTCTTTGGCTTTTGAGGTTTTAAATACCTATGAAAAACTTGCACCGAACGTCAAAAATAAAAAGGAAATGATTGAAGCCATTATGGGTATTGCGGGAAATTATAATTACGTTACACCGGTCAGAAATCGTGCTTTGGAAGTGCTGAAAACCATCAGCAATGAAGGAAAATAA